One part of the Micrococcus sp. 2A genome encodes these proteins:
- the rpmH gene encoding 50S ribosomal protein L34, with protein MSKRTFQPNNRRRARKHGFRARMRTRAGRAILSARRGKNRAELSA; from the coding sequence GTGAGCAAGCGCACCTTCCAGCCCAACAACCGCCGCCGCGCCCGCAAGCACGGCTTCCGCGCCCGCATGCGCACCCGCGCCGGCCGCGCCATCCTCTCCGCCCGCCGCGGCAAGAACCGCGCGGAGCTGTCCGCCTGA